The Corynebacterium comes genome window below encodes:
- the gndA gene encoding NADP-dependent phosphogluconate dehydrogenase gives MSTPENLAQIGVVGLAVMGSNLARNFARNGHTVAVYNRSPEKTRSLIDEHGSDGNFIASETIEDFVASLERPRKAIIMVQAGRATDAVINQLADAMEDGDIIIDGGNALFTDTIRREKEMSDRNRHFVGAGISGGEEGALNGPSIMPGGPKESWDTLGPLLESIAANVDGTPCVTHIGPDGAGHFVKMVHNGIEYADMQVIGEAYQLLRFGAGMEPAEIADVFSEWNKGDLDSYLIEITAEVLRQVDAETGSPLVDVILDAAGQKGTGRWTVKEALDLGVATTGIGEAVFARALSSSLDQRKAAQGNLPTGALQDFVQLGLNKDEFVEDVRRALYASKLVAYSQGFDEIKAGSDEHNWDVDPRDLATIWRGGCIIRAKFLNRIVEAYDTNAELSSLLLDPYFKGELEGLIDSWRKVVIAATQLGLPVPVFSSSLSYYDSLRAERLPAAIIQGQRDFFGAHTYKRIDKEGTFHTLWSGDRSEVQTD, from the coding sequence ATGAGCACCCCTGAGAATCTCGCCCAGATCGGCGTCGTCGGACTCGCAGTCATGGGATCCAACCTCGCCCGCAACTTCGCCCGCAACGGCCACACCGTCGCCGTCTACAACCGTTCCCCCGAGAAGACCCGCTCGCTCATCGACGAGCACGGCTCCGACGGCAACTTCATCGCCTCGGAGACCATCGAGGACTTCGTCGCCTCCCTCGAGCGTCCCCGCAAGGCCATCATCATGGTCCAGGCGGGCAGGGCCACGGATGCCGTGATCAACCAGCTCGCCGACGCGATGGAGGACGGCGACATCATCATCGACGGCGGCAACGCGCTGTTCACCGACACCATCCGCCGCGAGAAGGAGATGTCGGACCGCAACCGTCACTTCGTCGGCGCCGGAATCTCGGGCGGCGAGGAGGGCGCCCTCAACGGCCCGTCGATCATGCCGGGCGGCCCGAAGGAATCCTGGGACACCCTCGGCCCGCTGCTCGAGTCCATCGCCGCCAACGTCGACGGCACCCCGTGCGTGACGCACATCGGCCCGGACGGCGCCGGCCACTTCGTCAAGATGGTGCACAACGGCATCGAATACGCCGACATGCAGGTCATCGGCGAGGCCTACCAGCTGCTCCGCTTCGGTGCGGGCATGGAGCCGGCGGAGATCGCCGACGTCTTCTCCGAGTGGAACAAGGGCGACCTGGATTCCTACCTCATCGAGATCACCGCAGAGGTGCTGCGACAGGTCGACGCCGAGACAGGCAGCCCGCTCGTCGACGTCATCCTCGACGCCGCCGGCCAGAAGGGCACCGGTCGATGGACCGTCAAGGAGGCCCTCGACCTCGGTGTGGCGACCACCGGCATCGGCGAGGCGGTCTTCGCCCGCGCCCTCTCATCCTCCCTCGATCAGCGCAAGGCCGCCCAGGGCAACCTGCCCACCGGCGCCCTGCAGGACTTCGTACAGCTCGGCCTCAACAAGGATGAGTTCGTCGAGGACGTCCGCCGCGCCCTCTACGCCTCCAAGCTGGTCGCCTACTCCCAGGGATTCGACGAGATCAAGGCGGGATCCGACGAGCACAACTGGGATGTCGACCCCCGGGACCTGGCCACCATCTGGCGCGGCGGCTGCATCATTCGCGCCAAGTTCCTCAACCGCATCGTCGAGGCCTACGACACCAACGCAGAACTGTCATCCCTGCTCCTGGACCCGTACTTCAAGGGCGAGCTCGAGGGCCTGATCGACTCCTGGCGCAAGGTCGTCATCGCGGCCACCCAGCTGGGCCTGCCGGTGCCGGTCTTCTCCTCCTCGCTGTCCTACTACGACTCCCTGCGTGCCGAGCGCCTGCCGGCCGCCATCATCCAGGGTCAGCGTGACTTCTTCGGCGCCCACACCTACAAGCGCATCGACAAGGAGGGCACCTTCCACACGCTGTGGTCCGGTGACCGCTCCGAGGTGCAGACCGACTAG
- a CDS encoding PaaI family thioesterase has translation MTGKTIRDLISAAADAPEGIGAEALELVNAGIGGLDRTLGIRYTFIGNGRVGAEIDVDERHLQPVGLVNGGVFSALAESAGSLAGMVAAEGRIVVGVNNNTDFIASVRDGAIQAEATPIQVGGRTQVWQVLMTNGGRLVARTTLRTMVL, from the coding sequence ATGACCGGGAAGACCATCAGAGATCTCATTTCCGCGGCCGCAGACGCCCCCGAGGGCATCGGTGCGGAGGCGCTGGAACTCGTCAACGCCGGGATCGGCGGGCTCGACCGGACGCTCGGCATCCGGTACACCTTCATCGGCAACGGCAGGGTGGGGGCCGAGATCGACGTCGACGAACGGCACCTCCAACCCGTCGGGCTGGTCAACGGCGGAGTGTTCTCCGCGCTCGCGGAATCCGCCGGATCGCTGGCCGGCATGGTGGCGGCGGAGGGCAGGATCGTCGTCGGCGTCAACAACAACACCGATTTCATCGCCTCCGTCCGGGACGGGGCCATCCAGGCCGAGGCGACCCCCATTCAGGTGGGCGGACGCACTCAGGTGTGGCAGGTCCTCATGACCAACGGTGGTCGCCTGGTCGCCCGTACGACGCTGCGCACCATGGTGCTCTGA
- a CDS encoding bifunctional nuclease family protein, with protein sequence MTLIPVEFHGVHTVGPEQFTCVLLRWAEQNRILPIWLSPLAAAELDAREGGYSPRRPGTVDLLLDLINRTTGSVTAVNIISHFEGVFIASIVLADGEQLDARPSDALLVARALELEIHVEEDVLSQVAFFVSDEVMAEYFDLHFDSDRPNGGEDLSASGDAEADADFEEMMRSLGMSESDFFRGPGPRGASEDDGGNDTGATRGDDEEK encoded by the coding sequence ATGACATTGATTCCTGTCGAATTTCACGGTGTCCACACCGTCGGCCCGGAGCAGTTCACCTGTGTGCTCCTGCGCTGGGCGGAGCAGAACCGCATTCTGCCGATCTGGCTTTCTCCCCTGGCTGCCGCAGAACTTGATGCGCGTGAAGGCGGCTACTCCCCGCGTCGCCCCGGCACGGTTGACCTGCTTCTCGATCTGATCAACCGGACCACGGGCAGCGTCACGGCGGTCAACATCATCAGCCACTTCGAAGGTGTTTTCATCGCCTCCATCGTGCTGGCCGACGGAGAGCAGCTCGATGCCCGCCCCTCCGATGCCCTGCTCGTCGCCCGTGCCCTTGAGCTGGAGATTCACGTGGAGGAGGACGTGCTCTCGCAGGTGGCCTTCTTCGTCTCGGACGAGGTCATGGCGGAATACTTCGACCTTCATTTCGATTCCGACCGGCCGAACGGGGGAGAGGATCTCTCCGCTTCCGGCGATGCTGAGGCGGACGCCGATTTTGAGGAGATGATGCGCTCCCTGGGCATGTCCGAATCTGACTTCTTCCGGGGCCCCGGCCCGCGGGGTGCCTCCGAGGATGACGGTGGAAATGACACCGGTGCGACCCGAGGTGATGACGAGGAGAAGTGA
- a CDS encoding hemolysin family protein, giving the protein MVVALLAANAFFVAAEFALISSRKDRIESLIAQGKKGARKVLYATEHLSIMLAGAQFGITIASLILGKVAEPAVAHFLEEPFLAMGLPDNLIHPISFVIALGFITFMHILFGEMVPKNIAIAGPETLALWLTPAMIWWVKITRPLIEFMNWMARITLRAFGIEQKDELNTTVDEAQLAFMIKESREEGLLDAEETLRLSKALRSEKRSLKEVVIPLDKVRTLAFGRQGPTLGDLEEAVVETGFSRFPVTGADGSFLGYIHVKDVLDRLATAGPEQYIPRTDLRPLTIVDGSGTMDEALRKLHLRSAHMAQVRDRGELIGVITLEDLIEEYVGTVNDWTHEDA; this is encoded by the coding sequence ATGGTCGTCGCACTGCTCGCGGCCAACGCCTTCTTCGTGGCCGCCGAGTTCGCGCTGATCTCCTCGCGCAAGGACCGCATCGAGTCGCTGATCGCGCAGGGCAAGAAGGGCGCCCGGAAGGTCCTCTACGCCACCGAGCATCTGTCGATCATGCTGGCCGGCGCGCAGTTCGGCATCACCATCGCCTCGCTCATCCTGGGTAAGGTCGCCGAACCCGCGGTGGCGCACTTCCTCGAGGAGCCCTTCCTGGCGATGGGCCTCCCGGACAACCTGATTCACCCGATCTCCTTTGTCATCGCACTGGGGTTCATCACGTTCATGCACATCCTCTTCGGCGAGATGGTCCCCAAGAACATCGCCATCGCCGGCCCGGAGACCCTGGCGCTGTGGTTGACCCCCGCCATGATCTGGTGGGTGAAGATCACCCGCCCGCTGATCGAGTTCATGAACTGGATGGCCCGCATCACGCTGCGGGCCTTCGGCATCGAGCAGAAGGATGAGCTCAACACCACCGTCGACGAGGCTCAGCTGGCGTTCATGATCAAGGAGTCCCGCGAGGAGGGGCTTCTCGACGCCGAGGAGACCCTCCGCCTCTCCAAGGCCCTGCGTTCGGAGAAGCGCTCCCTCAAGGAGGTCGTGATCCCGCTCGACAAGGTCCGCACCCTGGCCTTCGGCCGCCAGGGCCCGACCCTGGGCGACCTGGAGGAGGCTGTCGTGGAGACCGGATTCTCCCGCTTCCCCGTCACCGGCGCCGACGGTTCCTTCCTCGGCTACATCCACGTCAAGGACGTCCTCGACCGCCTCGCCACCGCCGGCCCCGAGCAGTACATCCCGCGCACCGACCTCCGCCCGTTGACCATCGTCGACGGCTCCGGCACCATGGACGAGGCGCTGCGTAAACTCCACCTGCGCTCCGCCCACATGGCGCAGGTCCGTGATCGCGGCGAGCTCATCGGCGTGATCACCCTCGAGGATCTCATCGAGGAGTACGTCGGCACCGTCAACGACTGGACCCACGAGGATGCCTGA
- the ftsR gene encoding transcriptional regulator FtsR gives MSAVRKSADVRSTSTHGSTGGAPRTVRTLSIGKVLEALRGEFPDVTVSKIRFLESEGLITPQRTASGYRRFTGDDVQRLRYILLTQRDNYLPLKVIREQLDGMDSGTVTAVLTAAETEPIVSADNFRAPAATRLTDTDVAEQAGASMENVVALLEVGLIKPDAAGFFTADDVRVVTTAQALKGFGFDERHLRSLRNTANRQADLIGQVAGPVARSKGDSARQRAEEMGQQMTALVVSLHASLVKNALREELS, from the coding sequence GTGAGTGCTGTTCGAAAGTCGGCGGACGTCCGTTCGACCTCGACACACGGCTCCACCGGGGGTGCACCCCGGACAGTGAGGACCCTGTCCATCGGTAAGGTCCTCGAGGCGCTGCGTGGCGAGTTCCCGGACGTGACCGTCTCCAAGATCCGGTTCCTCGAGTCCGAGGGCCTCATCACGCCGCAGCGTACCGCGTCCGGTTATCGTCGTTTCACCGGCGACGATGTCCAGCGCCTTCGCTACATCCTGCTCACCCAACGCGATAATTATCTGCCGCTGAAGGTGATCCGGGAGCAGCTCGACGGCATGGATTCCGGCACTGTCACCGCAGTCCTCACTGCGGCCGAGACAGAGCCGATCGTCTCGGCCGACAACTTCCGCGCGCCGGCCGCCACGCGCCTGACCGACACGGATGTCGCCGAGCAGGCTGGCGCCTCGATGGAGAATGTCGTCGCGCTTCTCGAGGTCGGGCTGATCAAACCCGACGCCGCCGGTTTCTTCACCGCGGATGACGTGCGGGTGGTCACCACCGCCCAGGCGCTCAAGGGTTTCGGCTTCGATGAGCGGCACCTGAGGTCACTCCGCAACACCGCCAACCGACAGGCCGATCTCATCGGCCAGGTCGCCGGCCCGGTCGCCCGTTCCAAAGGCGACTCCGCCCGCCAGCGCGCCGAGGAGATGGGCCAGCAGATGACCGCACTGGTCGTCTCCCTCCACGCCAGCCTGGTCAAGAATGCCCTGCGGGAGGAGCTCTCATGA
- a CDS encoding class I SAM-dependent methyltransferase: protein MPTWTDVTSQNPDHSENYARRWQMMIDQGQDIDGEARLIDALVPRAARILDAGCGQGRVGGYLAARGHEVVGTDIDPVLIGYARDRYPDATWVVGDLSADEIPEGDFDLAVSTGNVMGFLAADGRLPALSNIARSLHSGGRFVVGFGAGRGWGFDDFLATAREAGLEPENVFESWDLKPFTEDSDFLVAIFTRP, encoded by the coding sequence ATGCCTACCTGGACTGACGTGACCTCGCAGAATCCCGACCACTCGGAGAACTATGCTCGCCGCTGGCAGATGATGATCGACCAAGGCCAGGACATCGACGGCGAAGCCCGGCTTATCGACGCCCTCGTACCCCGCGCCGCCCGCATCCTCGACGCCGGCTGCGGCCAGGGTCGGGTCGGCGGCTACCTCGCGGCCCGTGGCCATGAGGTGGTGGGCACCGACATCGATCCGGTGCTCATCGGGTACGCCCGGGACCGCTACCCGGACGCGACGTGGGTGGTCGGTGACCTGAGCGCCGACGAGATCCCCGAGGGTGATTTCGACCTGGCCGTCTCCACCGGCAACGTGATGGGGTTCCTCGCCGCGGACGGCAGGCTGCCCGCGCTGTCGAACATCGCCCGGTCACTGCATTCCGGCGGCCGTTTCGTCGTCGGCTTCGGGGCCGGCCGCGGCTGGGGCTTCGATGACTTCCTGGCCACCGCCCGTGAGGCCGGGCTTGAGCCGGAGAACGTCTTCGAGTCCTGGGATCTGAAGCCTTTCACGGAGGACTCGGACTTCCTCGTGGCGATCTTCACCCGGCCCTGA
- the odhI gene encoding oxoglutarate dehydrogenase inhibitor Odhl: MSENTGTPESQVETTSVFRADLLKEMESGAGSAPAATGADNLPEGAGLLVVKRGPNAGARFLLDQPITTAGRHPESDIFLDDVTVSRRHAEFRINDGEFEVFDVGSLNGTYVNREPRNSQVLTTGDEIQIGKFRLVFLAGSKND; the protein is encoded by the coding sequence ATGAGCGAGAACACCGGTACTCCTGAGTCACAGGTCGAGACCACTTCGGTCTTCCGCGCCGATCTTCTCAAGGAAATGGAGTCCGGCGCAGGCTCTGCTCCCGCCGCAACCGGCGCCGATAATCTCCCTGAGGGCGCAGGTCTCCTCGTGGTCAAGCGAGGCCCCAACGCGGGTGCCCGCTTCCTGCTGGATCAGCCGATCACCACCGCCGGCCGCCACCCGGAATCGGACATCTTCCTCGACGATGTGACCGTGTCCCGCCGTCATGCCGAGTTCCGCATCAACGACGGTGAATTCGAGGTCTTCGACGTCGGTTCCCTCAACGGCACCTACGTCAACCGTGAGCCGCGTAACTCCCAGGTGCTCACCACCGGCGACGAGATTCAGATCGGCAAGTTCCGTCTTGTCTTTCTCGCCGGCTCGAAGAACGACTAG
- a CDS encoding hemolysin family protein produces the protein MDILLSILSLLGFVALTASTGLFVAIEFALTGLERSTVDNHVREKGDRSALAVQRDYQNLSLVLSGAQLGITVTTLATGFLAEPILAKYFTPLLELVGLTAQASSAVALVLALIVATFLSMVFGELVPKNVAITMPLETARVVVHPVHVFNVVFKGFIHLMNRSANFIVRKLGIEPADELASARSSQELGSLVRSSAEQGGLDVNTAMVIGRSLQFGNATANEFMTPRATISYLGAEDTVDDLIALALETGHSRFPVARGDLDETVGVVHIKDAFSVPREARSTTTLGSLARKVPVLPDTLDGDAVLNAVRAAGSQVVLIADEYGGTAGLVTIEDVVEEILGEVYDEHDDADAEQDFQKFGSSWEVSGLVRIDDLSERVGYTAPSGPYETLGGLVMATLGRIPNVKDVLLLPEADRPGHAEFESGITGRWIARVTLMEDRRVDKVILTPITDEEAKGYL, from the coding sequence ATGGACATACTCTTAAGCATCCTCTCCCTTCTCGGCTTCGTCGCACTGACGGCGTCCACCGGTCTCTTCGTCGCGATTGAATTCGCACTGACCGGCCTGGAGCGATCCACGGTTGACAACCATGTGCGCGAGAAGGGCGACCGCAGCGCCCTCGCGGTGCAGCGTGACTACCAGAACCTCTCGTTGGTGCTTTCGGGTGCCCAGCTGGGCATCACCGTGACCACCCTGGCGACCGGCTTCCTGGCGGAGCCGATCCTGGCGAAGTACTTCACTCCCCTGCTGGAACTGGTCGGCCTGACGGCGCAGGCGTCCTCGGCTGTGGCGCTGGTGCTGGCGCTGATCGTCGCGACGTTCCTGTCCATGGTCTTCGGTGAACTGGTGCCCAAGAACGTGGCCATCACGATGCCGTTGGAGACCGCCCGGGTCGTGGTCCACCCGGTCCACGTGTTCAACGTCGTGTTCAAGGGTTTCATCCACCTGATGAACCGCTCGGCGAACTTCATCGTCCGCAAACTGGGCATCGAGCCGGCGGATGAGCTGGCCTCGGCGCGTTCGAGTCAGGAGCTGGGCAGCCTGGTGCGCAGCTCGGCGGAACAGGGCGGACTGGACGTCAACACCGCGATGGTGATCGGCCGCTCGCTGCAGTTCGGCAACGCCACCGCCAACGAGTTCATGACCCCGCGTGCCACGATCTCCTACCTGGGGGCGGAGGACACCGTGGATGACCTCATCGCCCTGGCGCTGGAGACCGGTCACTCCCGTTTCCCTGTCGCCCGGGGTGACCTCGATGAGACGGTCGGTGTGGTCCACATCAAGGACGCCTTCTCCGTTCCGCGGGAGGCCCGGTCCACCACCACCCTCGGGTCGCTGGCGAGGAAGGTCCCCGTCCTGCCGGACACTCTCGACGGTGACGCCGTGCTCAATGCCGTGCGTGCCGCCGGTTCCCAGGTCGTGCTCATCGCCGACGAGTACGGCGGCACCGCCGGTCTGGTCACCATCGAGGACGTCGTGGAGGAGATCCTCGGCGAGGTCTACGACGAGCACGATGACGCCGACGCCGAGCAGGACTTCCAGAAATTCGGCTCCTCCTGGGAGGTGTCCGGCCTGGTCCGCATCGATGACCTGTCCGAGCGCGTCGGGTACACCGCCCCGTCCGGCCCCTATGAGACCCTCGGTGGCCTCGTGATGGCCACCCTGGGCAGGATCCCCAACGTCAAGGACGTGCTCCTGCTCCCGGAGGCTGACCGCCCGGGACACGCCGAGTTCGAGTCCGGCATCACCGGCAGGTGGATCGCCCGGGTCACCCTCATGGAGGACCGCCGGGTGGACAAGGTGATCCTCACCCCGATCACTGACGAGGAAGCGAAAGGGTATCTGTAA
- a CDS encoding MerR family transcriptional regulator, giving the protein MSTIEYPVQESLFDLGPGEEVGYRVPIACQVAGITYRQLDYWARTKLVVPSIRGARGSGSQRLYSFRDILVLKIVKRLLDTGISLQNIRLAVEKLRDRGASDIAEITLVSDGTTVYECRSADEVIDLLGGGQGVFGIAVPGIMKELTGTIASFPSERVEADNEPTVIGMDELASRRQRKTS; this is encoded by the coding sequence GTGAGCACAATCGAATATCCAGTCCAGGAATCCCTGTTCGACCTCGGTCCGGGTGAGGAAGTGGGCTACCGCGTGCCTATCGCATGCCAGGTCGCCGGCATCACCTACCGCCAGCTCGACTACTGGGCGCGCACCAAGCTTGTCGTGCCCTCCATCCGCGGTGCCCGCGGCTCCGGCTCCCAGCGTCTGTACTCCTTCCGCGACATCCTCGTGCTGAAGATCGTCAAGCGTCTGCTGGACACCGGAATTTCCCTGCAGAACATTCGCCTCGCCGTGGAGAAGCTCCGCGACCGCGGTGCCAGCGACATCGCCGAGATCACCCTGGTGTCCGATGGCACCACCGTCTACGAGTGCCGTTCCGCCGATGAGGTCATCGATTTACTCGGCGGTGGTCAGGGGGTGTTCGGCATCGCAGTCCCGGGCATCATGAAGGAACTCACCGGGACCATCGCTTCTTTCCCTTCCGAGCGGGTCGAGGCCGACAACGAGCCCACCGTCATCGGCATGGACGAACTCGCCTCCCGTCGTCAGCGTAAGACCAGCTAG
- a CDS encoding DEAD/DEAH box helicase: MTTFKDLGLPLPIVRELQRQGITEPFPIQEAAIPDALAGRDVLGRGPTGSGKTFTFGLPMLTRLAESGVTRPGHPRALVLTPTRELAVQVRERLDAPANALGLRTLDVVGGVNINRHIRSLAAPVDLLVATPGRAQDLLDQGILHFDEVSVTALDEADQMADMGFLPQVRRLMDRTPKTGQRLLFSATLDGDVQKLIDRYLTDPVTHSTAPVEASVDTMEHHRLLVGDRDERNDIILRIGAREGKTIMFMRTKHGVDRQVKKLRRVGVEAAGLHGDKGQSTRTNALAGFSDGSVPVLVATDIAARGIDIHDVSLVVHVDPPAEHKAYLHRAGRTARAGNSGTVVTLVMDEQRKEVEGMMRKAGVEAPEVRVTADSDVLAKITGARVPSGTPLTPPGQQQTPGKKPSSRTPRQGAAAQQGNARQRGRTGRSAGRPGGSGSPGQRSSRRSS; the protein is encoded by the coding sequence ATGACAACTTTCAAGGACCTCGGTCTGCCCCTGCCCATCGTGAGAGAACTTCAGCGGCAGGGAATCACCGAACCTTTCCCCATCCAGGAGGCCGCGATCCCGGATGCGCTTGCGGGCCGGGATGTGCTGGGCCGTGGTCCGACCGGTTCCGGCAAGACCTTCACCTTCGGCCTGCCCATGCTGACGCGTCTGGCCGAGTCCGGCGTCACCCGCCCGGGGCACCCGCGTGCTCTGGTGCTCACCCCCACGCGTGAGCTTGCCGTCCAGGTGCGCGAGCGTCTCGACGCCCCCGCCAACGCCCTCGGTCTGCGCACGCTCGACGTGGTCGGCGGCGTGAACATCAACCGCCACATCCGCTCCCTGGCGGCCCCGGTGGACCTGCTCGTGGCAACCCCGGGCCGCGCCCAGGACCTGTTGGACCAGGGCATCCTGCACTTCGACGAGGTCTCGGTCACCGCACTCGACGAGGCCGACCAGATGGCCGACATGGGTTTCCTGCCGCAGGTCCGCCGCCTCATGGACCGCACCCCGAAGACGGGGCAGCGGCTGCTGTTCTCCGCCACCCTCGACGGCGATGTGCAGAAGCTCATCGACCGGTACCTCACCGACCCGGTGACGCACTCGACGGCACCGGTGGAGGCGTCCGTGGACACCATGGAGCACCACCGCCTTCTCGTGGGTGACCGCGACGAGCGCAACGACATCATCCTGCGGATCGGTGCCCGTGAAGGCAAGACCATCATGTTCATGCGTACCAAACACGGTGTGGACCGGCAGGTGAAGAAGCTGCGTCGCGTCGGCGTCGAGGCCGCCGGACTGCACGGCGACAAGGGGCAGAGCACCCGGACCAACGCACTCGCCGGTTTCTCCGACGGTTCTGTGCCTGTGCTGGTGGCCACGGACATCGCCGCGCGAGGCATCGACATCCACGACGTCTCCCTGGTCGTCCACGTCGACCCGCCCGCCGAGCACAAGGCCTACCTGCACCGGGCGGGCCGGACGGCCCGCGCGGGCAACTCCGGCACCGTGGTCACCCTCGTCATGGACGAGCAGCGCAAGGAGGTCGAGGGCATGATGCGCAAGGCGGGCGTCGAAGCCCCGGAGGTACGCGTCACCGCAGATTCCGATGTGTTGGCTAAGATCACTGGTGCACGGGTGCCCTCGGGCACTCCGCTGACGCCTCCCGGCCAGCAGCAGACCCCGGGCAAGAAGCCGTCCTCCCGAACCCCACGGCAGGGGGCAGCCGCGCAGCAGGGCAACGCCCGCCAGCGTGGCCGCACCGGACGATCAGCAGGTCGCCCGGGCGGTTCCGGCTCGCCGGGGCAACGCAGTAGCCGCCGTTCCTCCTAA
- a CDS encoding 3-methyladenine DNA glycosylase, which translates to MPELLDAPSWHDRMQAHEERADRLTRDHLARRQRQEKHPVYDFLFEYYPVRPSHLRRWHPGPGLDLAGDPPHAQWRDYRVVDGRTTLDLEGFWARRGEALMFIRELLHRTNLNPAHFDCFGLHEWAMVYRTDSPRHDLPLRLGAAGSDAVVEKHRIRCTHFDAFRFFTPAARPLNLTVLEREDQPAHDQAGCVHATMDLYKWASKLGPLVPGELFLDCFELAVDARVLDMEASPYDCRAYGFGVVAIETPEGKAEYVERQRSLAERGKPLRDRLVSLIDHAEATTLQG; encoded by the coding sequence ATGCCTGAGCTTCTCGACGCCCCCTCCTGGCACGACCGCATGCAGGCCCACGAGGAGCGCGCCGACAGGCTCACCCGTGACCACCTCGCCCGGCGTCAACGCCAGGAGAAGCACCCGGTCTACGACTTCCTCTTCGAGTACTATCCCGTCCGCCCCTCCCACCTGCGCCGTTGGCATCCCGGCCCGGGCCTTGACCTCGCCGGCGACCCACCCCACGCCCAGTGGCGCGACTACCGGGTCGTGGACGGCCGCACCACCCTCGACCTCGAGGGCTTCTGGGCCCGAAGAGGCGAGGCGCTGATGTTCATCCGCGAGCTCCTGCACCGCACCAACCTCAACCCCGCCCACTTCGACTGCTTCGGTCTCCACGAATGGGCCATGGTCTACCGCACCGATTCCCCACGCCACGATCTGCCGCTGCGCCTGGGCGCGGCGGGCAGCGACGCGGTTGTCGAGAAGCACCGCATCCGGTGCACCCACTTCGATGCCTTCCGGTTCTTCACCCCGGCCGCGCGGCCGCTGAACCTCACCGTGCTGGAGCGGGAGGACCAGCCCGCCCACGACCAGGCGGGGTGCGTCCACGCGACGATGGACCTGTACAAATGGGCGTCGAAACTCGGACCGCTGGTGCCCGGCGAGCTCTTCCTCGACTGTTTCGAACTGGCCGTCGACGCGCGCGTGCTGGATATGGAGGCCTCCCCCTACGACTGCCGCGCCTACGGATTCGGCGTCGTCGCCATCGAAACTCCGGAGGGCAAGGCCGAGTACGTCGAGCGACAGCGCAGCCTGGCGGAACGCGGAAAGCCGCTGCGTGACCGGCTTGTCTCCCTCATCGACCATGCGGAAGCCACTACACTTCAGGGCTAA
- the corA gene encoding magnesium/cobalt transporter CorA — MPSPFERALPPLVRKNGNSQPAQERPPFRVPLERAVDHCRVFTDGMRRPGEYHVSSALQEVREHGNGFVWLGLQEPDAHQMERVAEEFGIHPLIVEDAVTAHQRPKVERYDDQLFLVVRSVNFWADATEGNTRELITTGEVQILIGPNFIITVRHGAEMPELSDELTHPPELVSLGPAALAWRVADHLVDEYSRIAEQLERAVDDLEEEVFTPGSRFNIEQIYMYKREILEMRHSTDPLAPALRSLIAENRDILGKQLRSYFRDVLDHEMTVKDQIAGYDERLTALIDASVAKITMQQNTDMRTISAVVGMAAAPTLIAGIYGMNFEHMPELEHRYGYYIALGLIALIVGVMFWWFRRNNWL, encoded by the coding sequence GTGCCCAGTCCGTTTGAACGTGCCCTGCCTCCCCTCGTGCGGAAGAACGGGAATTCTCAACCTGCGCAGGAGCGCCCACCGTTCCGGGTGCCGCTGGAGCGGGCCGTCGATCACTGCCGTGTCTTCACCGACGGGATGAGACGGCCGGGCGAGTATCACGTGAGCTCCGCGTTGCAGGAGGTCCGTGAGCACGGCAACGGTTTCGTGTGGCTGGGGCTGCAGGAACCCGATGCACACCAGATGGAGCGGGTCGCGGAGGAGTTCGGCATCCATCCGCTGATCGTGGAGGACGCGGTCACCGCCCATCAGCGCCCCAAGGTCGAGCGTTATGACGACCAGCTGTTCCTGGTAGTCCGTTCCGTCAACTTCTGGGCGGACGCCACCGAGGGGAATACGCGTGAGCTCATCACGACAGGTGAGGTGCAGATACTCATCGGCCCGAACTTCATCATCACGGTGCGTCACGGCGCGGAGATGCCCGAGTTGTCGGACGAGTTGACTCACCCACCGGAGCTGGTGTCCCTCGGTCCGGCGGCACTGGCCTGGCGGGTGGCCGACCACCTGGTCGACGAATACAGCCGGATCGCCGAGCAGTTGGAGCGGGCCGTCGATGATCTTGAAGAAGAGGTCTTCACCCCGGGGTCGCGTTTCAACATCGAGCAGATCTACATGTACAAACGCGAGATCCTGGAGATGCGGCACTCGACCGACCCGCTGGCGCCCGCGCTGCGTTCGCTGATCGCCGAGAACCGAGACATCCTGGGCAAGCAGCTGCGCAGCTACTTCCGTGACGTCCTCGACCATGAGATGACGGTGAAGGACCAGATCGCGGGCTATGACGAGCGGCTCACGGCGCTCATCGACGCGTCGGTCGCGAAGATCACCATGCAGCAGAACACCGACATGCGCACGATCTCCGCGGTGGTCGGCATGGCGGCCGCACCGACCCTCATCGCGGGCATCTACGGCATGAACTTCGAGCACATGCCGGAGCTGGAGCACCGGTACGGCTACTACATCGCTCTGGGGCTCATCGCGCTGATCGTGGGAGTCATGTTCTGGTGGTTCCGCCGAAACAACTGGCTGTAG